Proteins co-encoded in one Arachis hypogaea cultivar Tifrunner chromosome 13, arahy.Tifrunner.gnm2.J5K5, whole genome shotgun sequence genomic window:
- the LOC112735410 gene encoding uncharacterized protein translates to MKLLMSSSDQHDGEMKRFANCILDVENKNISSAVGDKSEVEISDDLLITTADDHLFHLVDFSYPDLLQAIPDYMYLQSRAIFTPLESVEKVNNFILTIFSGIEKECLSSNTTCQVDKNEDVQQEWFTPKFLNEIKCSELPNHKLTLKPGISIMLLRNMDQTLGLCNETKLIVNELGNNVIGATVVTGRNIDDKVYISRMNLVPSDSGLPFKFQRRQFL, encoded by the coding sequence ATGAagcttctaatgtcttcttcggaTCAACATGATGGTGAAATGAAGAGATTTGCTAATTGTATACTTGatgttgaaaataaaaatattagttctGCTGTTGGTGACAAGTCAGAAGTTGAAATTTCAGATGATCTGCTGATTACAACTGCTGATGACCATCTTTTTCATTTGGTAGACTTTTCTTATCCAGATTTGTTACAAGCCATTCCAGATTACATGTATTTACAGAGTAGGGCAATTTTCACCCCGCTtgagagtgtcgagaaggtaaacAATTTCATTTTGACAATCTTCTCAGGGATCGAAAAGGAGTGTCTAAGTTCTAACACAACATGTCAAGTTGATAAGAATGAAGATGTGcaacaagagtggttcacaccaAAGTTCCTAAATGAAATCAAATGTTCGGAACTACCCAaccacaagttgactttgaagcctgGAATCTCTATAATGCTACTGCGAAACATGGACCAGACTTTAGGTTTATGCAACGAGACAAAGTTAATAGTTAATGAACTTGGCAATAACGTAATTGGAGCGACGGTAGTGACCGGTAGAAATATTGACGACAAAGTGTACATTTCGAGAATGAACTTGGTTCCTTCAGATtcaggattgccatttaagtttcaacGGAGACAATTTCTATAA
- the LOC114925004 gene encoding uncharacterized protein — MYLTDASDATRCKVFPTTLTKTAIKWFDSLPPRSITSSDDLTKKFLARFSIQKDKTKHAPSLLGIKQGDRKSLRSYMERFNKACLDIQNLPTEEAIMGLINGLREGPFSHSISKKHPTYLNEVQERAEKYINMEENSRLGEASKTGLSNPPRDKDKESRKKEDQPTEKPRKYHNYTPLRVSLVDVYREICNTEKIPPPHPIKHKRGGSRTEYCEYYQIYGHSTNECYDLKNVIEKLAREGRLDQFLANRADEQKKRRRDEEGE, encoded by the coding sequence ATGTACCTCACGGATGCCTCAGACGCAACCCGTTGCAAAGTCTTCCCGACCACCTTGACCAAAACGGCGATAAAGTGGTTTGACAGCCTGCCACCAAGGTCGATCACAAGCTCtgatgacctcaccaagaagtTCTTAGCcaggttctctatccagaaagacaaaaccaaACACGCTCCAAGCCTGCTAGGgattaaacaaggagatcggaaaagccTCCGCAGTTATATGGAgagattcaataaagcatgcctCGACATACAGAATCTCCCTACAGAAGAAGCAattatgggactcatcaacggacTGCGggaaggaccctttagccactccatatccaagAAACACCCAACATATCTGAATGAGGTACAAGAACgggcagaaaagtacatcaatatggaggagaactcccgattaggagaagCCTCAAAGACCGGACTCTCCAACCcacctcgggacaaggataaagagtccaggaaaaaagaagaccaacCTACTGAGAAACCCaggaagtaccacaactacacccctcttcgggtgtcccttgtagaTGTTTACCgagagatatgcaacactgagaagatcccacctcCTCACCCGATTAAACACAAGAGAGGAGGAAGTCGGACAGAATATTGTGAATACTACCAAATCTATGGGCATTCTACCAACGAGTGCTACGacctgaagaatgtcatagaaaaattggcacgAGAAGGGAGACTAGATCAGTTCTTAGCCAATAGAGCGGATGaacaaaaaaagagaagaagggatgaagagggcgAATGA
- the LOC112733399 gene encoding uncharacterized protein — MENYTYPPYPESSESSPRSREVDFENPPPWDEQQPPPTNFKAKFMCSYGGKIQPRSHDNQLSYVGGDTKILAVDRNIKFPAFLSKLAALCDCASPENLTLKYQLPGEDLDALISVTTDDDLDHMMHEYDRLFRASAKPARMRLFLFTASTTSAPPSFSTDRDRFVEALNSGPVPVQPDPVKPPPVAPANVDFLFGLEKAAPPPPQPAPPLATVKFHDPVPEPVAPPPEYQTRAAVNDRVIGSDPTVNPIDVQRQLQQELQRLQIAEADQSMYRRRSEDGFAGGYGVAGGGDYYMQKMPEKVPMSNSPATVPHPGNYWPEKQFSGEGFPTAISTAPGGGDQQFYVVPAPGTFYHAPVVRPSAAPVTQGYYAVQRMSSDGYREQPVYGGAQPAKAAFSSAGATNMAQAPPVKAPGYPEGYGVVRPAGVPDNVGSAAYAQVAYDSGSGRQVYYTAPAGVMHAPQYQGIPPPVTAAGGSLGQDVSKVVNKASQGSV; from the coding sequence ATGGAGAATTATACATATCCACCGTATCCTGAATCCAGCGAGTCGTCGCCGCGGTCGAGGGAGGTCGACTTCGAGAATCCGCCGCCGTGGGACGAGCAGCAGCCGCCGCCGACAAATTTCAAGGCCAAGTTCATGTGCAGCTACGGCGGCAAGATCCAGCCGCGCAGCCACGACAACCAGCTCTCCTACGTTGGCGGCGACACCAAGATCCTCGCCGTCGACCGCAACATCAAGTTCCCCGCCTTCCTCTCGAAGCTCGCTGCCCTCTGCGACTGCGCCTCGCCTGAGAACCTCACTCTCAAGTACCAGCTCCCCGGAGAGGACCTCGACGCCCTCATCTCCGTCACCACCGACGACGACCTCGATCACATGATGCATGAGTACGATCGCCTCTTCCGTGCCTCCGCAAAACCCGCCAGGATGAGGCTCTTCCTCTTCACCGCCTCAACTACCTCCGCTCCACCTAGTTTCTCCACTGATCGCGATCGCTTCGTTGAGGCTCTCAACTCGGGTCCCGTTCCGGTCCAACCCGATCCGGTCAAACCCCCTCCTGTTGCTCCTGCCAACGTTGATTTTCTATTCGGGCTTGAGAAGGCCGCGCCTCCTCCCCCTCAGCCGGCACCGCCTCTCGCCACCGTCAAGTTCCACGATCCTGTTCCGGAGCCTGTGGCGCCGCCACCGGAGTACCAGACGCGCGCAGCTGTGAACGATCGGGTTATTGGATCGGATCCCACCGTGAACCCGATCGACGTTCAAAGGCAGTTGCAGCAAGAGCTGCAGCGGTTGCAGATCGCGGAGGCTGATCAGTCTATGTACCGGAGGAGAAGTGAGGATGGCTTCGCTGGAGGTTATGGCGTTGCTGGGGGCGGCGATTATTACATGCAGAAAATGCCAGAGAAGGTTCCGATGTCGAATTCACCTGCTACTGTGCCGCACCCCGGGAATTACTGGCCGGAGAAGCAATTTTCTGGCGAAGGTTTCCCCACGGCGATTTCGACGGCTCCCGGAGGTGGAGACCAACAGTTTTACGTTGTTCCGGCGCCGGGCACGTTCTATCATGCTCCAGTTGTGCGTCCGTCGGCGGCGCCGGTCACTCAAGGTTACTACGCTGTGCAACGTATGAGTTCTGATGGATACCGTGAGCAGCCAGTGTACGGCGGCGCGCAGCCAGCTAAAGCAGCTTTTTCGTCTGCGGGAGCCACAAATATGGCACAGGCTCCACCGGTTAAGGCCCCTGGTTATCCAGAAGGATACGGCGTGGTTCGGCCAGCTGGAGTGCCGGATAATGTGGGGTCTGCTGCGTACGCGCAAGTTGCCTACGATAGTGGGAGTGGGAGACAGGTTTATTATACTGCGCCGGCTGGCGTCATGCACGCGCCGCAATATCAAGGAATTCCTCCACCGGTTACTGCTGCTGGCGGTTCGTTGGGCCAGGATGTTAGTAAAGTGGTAAACAAGGCTTCCCAAGGTTCTGTGTGA